The Desulfobacterales bacterium genome window below encodes:
- a CDS encoding OmpA family protein gives MKIKIFIGIMMMVFVMGILITVSCTKKTVMSEPSVSKSEKTTTAVEATQTVEANQKEVKDSGSSSAESQIPEEKRIKAEQRHQPEDTRRHEKAGKRTFLNELVLFDFDSSILTAVAQNRLKRKAQWLTDNPDVSFIIQGHCDERGTGSYNLALGERRVQAAKAFLMDLGISAGRFSTVSYGEERSFAAGHNEGAWRLNRRAHFVIE, from the coding sequence ATGAAAATAAAAATATTCATCGGCATTATGATGATGGTCTTTGTTATGGGGATATTAATTACAGTTTCCTGCACCAAGAAAACGGTTATGTCTGAACCGTCCGTCAGTAAAAGCGAAAAAACCACAACGGCGGTTGAAGCGACACAAACAGTGGAAGCCAATCAGAAGGAAGTTAAAGATAGCGGAAGTTCGTCAGCGGAATCGCAAATCCCTGAAGAAAAACGTATTAAAGCCGAGCAGCGTCACCAACCAGAAGACACCCGGCGCCATGAAAAGGCCGGAAAGAGAACTTTTTTAAATGAACTGGTCCTGTTTGACTTTGACAGTTCGATTTTAACGGCCGTCGCACAAAACCGCTTAAAGCGAAAAGCACAATGGCTCACCGATAATCCGGATGTTTCATTCATTATCCAAGGACATTGCGATGAACGGGGAACAGGATCGTATAATCTTGCGCTGGGAGAAAGACGCGTCCAGGCTGCCAAAGCCTTTCTAATGGACCTGGGAATTTCAGCTGGACGGTTTTCGACTGTCAGTTATGGCGAAGAGCGTTCTTTTGCCGCCGGTCATAACGAAGGTGCTTGGCGTTTGAACCGGCGCGCCCATTTTGTGATTGAATAG